Below is a genomic region from Roseovarius arcticus.
TCAACTTGGTTGCAACATCCGATTAATAGGAAAGCCTTTGGGATAAGGCCCCGGCGCGTATCTCCGCCGAGGCCCCTAGCGGCTTTGTCGACGTCAGGCCTTGGCAGCTGTGACGATGAACTCGACCAGATAGTCAGGGGTTGCCAATTTGGCCTCGCCAGCGGCGCGGGCCGGTGTGTGGCCCTGCGGCACCCAAGCGTCCCACTCGGCGTTCATCTCAGCAAAATCCTTCATGTCGGCCAGCCAGATGATTGTCTGGAGGATCCGAGTTTTGTCTGATCCAGCTTCGGCCAGCAAACGGTCGATATTCTCGAGGCACGTTTTAGTCTGAGCTGCGACAGTATCACCGGCAGTGCCAACTTGGCCGGCTAGATAGATCGTGCCGTTATGCGTAACAATCTGGCTCATGCGGGGTCCGGTATGGCTACGGGTCACTTCAGTCATGGCGTTCAACTCCTTGTTTGGGTTTGGTAAAAACGGTCTGGCGCAATAGCGGCCAAGATATCTGGTGCTAAGACTTGCACGCCTCCGCTGATCAATGCCGCTGCCGCTTGCGATAGTGCGGGCGCGGTCTGAACGCCATAGCCGCCCTGTCCTGCGAGCCAGAAAAATCCCTCGGCATCAGGCGCGTAGCCGACAACCGGCGATTTATCGGGCGCAAATGTGCGCAGCCCGGCCCAGCTACGCTGAATGCGCGTGACCGGCACCGTCACGGCCTGTTCGTACCGGTCTAACCCTTCGGCCAAAACCATATCGTCTGGCCACGCGTCATGTGGCGCGACTGGGTCTTGGTCTGCGGGCGATACCATTAGCCTGCCTGCATCCGGTTTGGCGTACCACGTTTCAGACACGCTGCCGAACAGCGGCCAGCGGCTTACGTCATGCTCAGGGCCAAGCGCCAGAATTGCTGCCGAACGGCGCATCGGTTGCAGCTTCATCTGCAGCGCGCCCGCCAGTGCAGCGATCTGGTCGGCCCACGCACCGCCCGCATTGACGATTGTGGGCGCGCCATACGTCTCTGCTCCGGCTGATACTATCCATTCGCCACCGCTGCGCTCGATATTCGTCACGCGGGCGTTTGTGATCACACGCCCTCCGCGCGATTTGAACAGCCGCGCATAGCCTTGCAACATGAGATCCACGTCGATGCCCTGTGCGCTGTCCTCGTAAATGGCGCCAGCGATCGGCCCGGCGCGCAGAATAGGCACCATACGGGCGGCCTCTGCCCCTGTCAGCCGGTCCAGCCCGGTGGCATCTGCGGCATACGCCTCAAGGGTAGGCAGCTCTTCCTCGGATGCAATTAATAGCTCACCGCGTGGCGACAGAAGGCTGTGATCAAAAATGCCTTGGGGATTGGTCAGCGTAGGCTCGGAGGCGTCATTAATGGCGCGCAAGACCGCATTGCCATAGTTGCGAATGTAGATCGCGGCGGAGCGCCCCGTGGCATGGTAGCCAAGTTGCGCCTCAGCCTCTAGCACGATCACGTTGGCATGGCGCGCCAACTCTGCCGCAGCAGATATTCCGGCAATTCCGCCGCCTATGATGATGATATCGCTAGACACTTTGGTCATGGTGCCTATCCCTAACATTGCGTGTGCGCTCATGTTTGCCGCAATACCGCGCGAATGCCAAGGGGCTGGTGTTTGCGAATGCCGCTGGCCTCAAGGCGGGCCAGGCGTGTGCCCTGCCCGCCCATGCCGCTCGTTTAGAAAAACGCCTGAAGTCCGGTCTGCGCACGTCCCAGGATCAGCGCGTGAACGTCATGCGTGCCCTCGTAAGTGTTGACCGTCTCTAAGTTCATCATGTGGCGAATAACCTGATATTCCTCAGAAATACCATTGCCGCCGTGCATGTCGCGGGACATGCGGGCAATATCCAGCGCCTTGCCGCAGTTGTTGCGCTTGATCATGCTGATCATTTCGGGCGCGGCATTGGCGGCGTCCATCAACCGGCCAACCCGGAGCGCCGCCTGTAGGCCCAGCGTAATTTCGGTCTGCATATTCGCCAACTTCAACTGAAACAGCTGCGTTTGCGCCAGCGGCTTGCGGAATTGCACCCGATCGAGGCCGTACTGCCGCGCGCCATGCCAACAGAACTCGGCTGCGCCCATGACACCCCAAGCAATGCCATACCGCGCACGATTCAGGCAGCCGAACGGCCCCTTTAGGCCCTCTACGTTGGGCAACAACGCATCCTCACCAACTTCAACGCCCTTCATCACGATCTCGCCGGTGACGGAGGCGCGCAAAGACTGCTTGCCGGTGATTTTAGGGGCCGAAAGGCCTTCCATTCCCTTTTCCAGCACGAAACCGCGGATCTTGCCATCATGTGCGTCCGACTTGGCCCAGACGACGAAAACGTCGGCGATGGGGCTGTTGGAGATCCACATCTTGGCGCCGGACAGGCGATAACCGCTTTCGGTTTTTTCGGCGCGGGTTTTCATGCCAGAGGGATCACTCCCCGCGTCAGGCTCGGTCAGGCCAAAGCAACCGATCAACTCGCCAGTGGCCAGCTTCGGCAGGTATTTCTGGCGCTGCTCTTCGGTGCCGTAGGCATAGATCGGATACATGACCAGGGATGATTGCACACTCATCATCGAGCGGTATCCACTATCGACGCGCTCAATCTCGCGCGCGACGAGGCCGTAGCTGACATAGCTGCCGCCGATGCCGCCATATTCCTCGGGGATGGTCGTGCCCAACAGGCCCATCTCGCCCATCTCTGTAAAAAGTTCGGGGACGATGGCCTCGTCGGCATAATCTTTGATCACGCGCGGTTGCAGTCTTTCCTGAGCAAAAGTGCGCGCGCTCTCTGCTATCATCCGTTCCTCTTCGTCTAGCTGGTCATCCATGCGAAAGGGATCCTGCCAGTCAAAGCTGGACAGATCGGGGGCGTCTTTTGGCTTGATGGATGGCTTGGCTTTGGCTTCGTCGAGGCTCATGTTCAATCCCTCTCATGAGTTTTTCAGGAGTTCTGATTGAAATATAGGATGCTCTGCCCCAAAAGTGTAGCGAGTCTTTTGTCGCCAAGTATGAGGAAATGGAATAGATGGCCCTGCCCCGCCGGTTTTTACCCTCTATCGCCAGCCTGCGCGCGTTGGAGGCTGTCGACCGCCTTGGGAGTGCGACCGCCGCCGCCGAGGCGCTATCACTGACCCAAAGCGCGGTCAGCCGCCAATTACAGGCGCTTGAAGAGCAACTGGGCGTGACGATCATCTTGCGCGATGGACGCCGAATTTCGTTGACGCCTGACGCTGTGCTCTATGCCGCCGAGGTGCGCGCGGCATTGGGCCAAATCGCGCAGGCGTCGATGAAGCTGACGGTCAATCCGGCCGGCGGCGCGCTAAACATTTCGATCCTCCCAACGTTTGGCATGCGTTGGTTGGTGCCGCGCCTGCCGGACTTCGCCCGGACACATCCTGAAGTGACGCTTAACCTGTCGACGCGAATAAAGCCATTTAACTTCGACGTTGAACCCTTTGATGCAGCGATACATTTTGGCGAGGCGGATTGGCCTGATACGCAATCCATGCGCTTGCGCGGCGAGGCAATGATTGCCGTGTGCGCGCCCGATCTGATCGCCGTACGCGCCCCCGCCTCTGCGGCGCGGCTGCTGGACATGCCTCTGATGCACATCGAAACACGCCCCGACGCGTGGCGTGCATGGTTTTCAGCGCATGGCGTGGATGCTCCGCGCGTCACAGGCACAATCTATGACCAGTTCGCGACCATCACGCAGGCGGCCTTGCACGGTTTGGGGGTGGCGCTGCTACCGGAATATCTGGTGCGGGGCGATATTGCGGCGGGCCGCCTTGCGATTGCGTGGGGCGGCGCGACCTCTGGCCCCGGCGCATACCACCTCATCTGGCCGACGACAAAGGCCGGGCATGGCGCATTGGCCAAGTTTCGTAGCTGGCTGGTCACTCAGATCGGGGACGAAGATCTGCTGCCGCGTTAGGGGGGCATCAAAGAGCAGTCAGCCCGGCGCGAAACCGGCGCATGTTCTGCTGGTAGTGCAGCGCACTTTGCCTAAGGGCATCAATCGCGGCGATGTCCATGCTGCGTATCACCTTGCCCGGCGCGCCCATCACAAGGCTACCGTCGGGGATCTCTTTGCCCTCGGTAATCAACGCGCCTGCGCCAATCAGACAATCGCGCCCGATGCGGGCGCCGTTCAGGACTGTCGCGCCCATGCCAATCAGAGAATTTTCGCCAATGGTGCAGCCATGCAGCATCGCCTTGTGTCCTATCGTGCAGCCGGCGCCGATGGTTAACGGATGGCCCATATCCGTGTGCAGCACGCAGTTTTCCTGAATGTTCGTACCGGCGCCGACACGAATCGGCTCGTTATCACCGCGCAAGGTGGCGCCGAACCAGACAGACGTGCCGCCCTCCAGGACCACGCGCCCAATGACATGCGCACCGGGGGCGATCCAAAAATCGTCGTCCTGCGGCAATTCGGGCATTTGCCCGTCCAATGAATACAATGTCATGTGCGTTCCTCGAATTCCATTTGCAGCTTGCGGACATGCTCGGTCAGCGCGGGCTGCTGTATGCGGCGCAGTCGGGCGGCGGCGATGATTTGCTTGAGCGAAGCATCCGTGCGGTCCAGATCGTCGTTGGTCAGAACATAGTCATACTCGGCCCAGTGGCTGATCTCGTCCCAGCTTTTCTGCATCCGCTTGGCGATCACTTCTGGGCTATCCTGCCCGCGCGTCTCTAACCTGCGGCGCAGCTCCGCGATGGAGGGCGGCAACAGAAAGATCGACAGCGTATGCTTGCCCAGATCCGAGTTCTGGATCTGCTGGGCGCCCTGCCAGTCGATATCAAACAGCACGTCGCGGCCCTGATTTATCGCTGCCTCGACCGGGTCCTTAGGCGAGCCGTAGAGGTTGCCGAAAACATAGGCATGCTCCAGCATCCGAGAATCGTTGACCTGATGTTTGAAATCATCGACGCCGAGAAAGTAGTAATCCTTGCCATCCACTTCGCCCTCGCGCGGCGCACGTGTGGTGGCCGAGACTGAGAACGAGATACTTTCGTCCCAGTCACGCAGGCGCCGCGATAGCGTGGATTTGCCCGCGCCCGACGGCGATGAGAGGATTATCAGAAGGCCGCGCCGCTCTGGCATAGTCACATTTCACTCCACATTTTGCACCTGCTCGCGCATTTGGTCGATCACTGCCTTCAGGTCCAGCCCGATGACAGTCAGCGGGCTGGATTGGGCTTTGGCGCAAAGGGTGTTGGCTTCGCGGTTGAACTCTTGGCTGAGGAAATCCAGTTTTCGGCCAAGCGGCGCGGCGCTGGCAAGCAGCTCGCGCGCGGCCGCGATATGCGCTTCAAGGCGGCCGATCTCTTCGGTCACGTCGGCCTT
It encodes:
- a CDS encoding NAD(P)/FAD-dependent oxidoreductase; its protein translation is MTKVSSDIIIIGGGIAGISAAAELARHANVIVLEAEAQLGYHATGRSAAIYIRNYGNAVLRAINDASEPTLTNPQGIFDHSLLSPRGELLIASEEELPTLEAYAADATGLDRLTGAEAARMVPILRAGPIAGAIYEDSAQGIDVDLMLQGYARLFKSRGGRVITNARVTNIERSGGEWIVSAGAETYGAPTIVNAGGAWADQIAALAGALQMKLQPMRRSAAILALGPEHDVSRWPLFGSVSETWYAKPDAGRLMVSPADQDPVAPHDAWPDDMVLAEGLDRYEQAVTVPVTRIQRSWAGLRTFAPDKSPVVGYAPDAEGFFWLAGQGGYGVQTAPALSQAAAALISGGVQVLAPDILAAIAPDRFYQTQTRS
- a CDS encoding acyl-CoA dehydrogenase, whose product is MSLDEAKAKPSIKPKDAPDLSSFDWQDPFRMDDQLDEEERMIAESARTFAQERLQPRVIKDYADEAIVPELFTEMGEMGLLGTTIPEEYGGIGGSYVSYGLVAREIERVDSGYRSMMSVQSSLVMYPIYAYGTEEQRQKYLPKLATGELIGCFGLTEPDAGSDPSGMKTRAEKTESGYRLSGAKMWISNSPIADVFVVWAKSDAHDGKIRGFVLEKGMEGLSAPKITGKQSLRASVTGEIVMKGVEVGEDALLPNVEGLKGPFGCLNRARYGIAWGVMGAAEFCWHGARQYGLDRVQFRKPLAQTQLFQLKLANMQTEITLGLQAALRVGRLMDAANAAPEMISMIKRNNCGKALDIARMSRDMHGGNGISEEYQVIRHMMNLETVNTYEGTHDVHALILGRAQTGLQAFF
- a CDS encoding RidA family protein; this translates as MTEVTRSHTGPRMSQIVTHNGTIYLAGQVGTAGDTVAAQTKTCLENIDRLLAEAGSDKTRILQTIIWLADMKDFAEMNAEWDAWVPQGHTPARAAGEAKLATPDYLVEFIVTAAKA
- a CDS encoding LysR family transcriptional regulator; protein product: MALPRRFLPSIASLRALEAVDRLGSATAAAEALSLTQSAVSRQLQALEEQLGVTIILRDGRRISLTPDAVLYAAEVRAALGQIAQASMKLTVNPAGGALNISILPTFGMRWLVPRLPDFARTHPEVTLNLSTRIKPFNFDVEPFDAAIHFGEADWPDTQSMRLRGEAMIAVCAPDLIAVRAPASAARLLDMPLMHIETRPDAWRAWFSAHGVDAPRVTGTIYDQFATITQAALHGLGVALLPEYLVRGDIAAGRLAIAWGGATSGPGAYHLIWPTTKAGHGALAKFRSWLVTQIGDEDLLPR
- the gmk gene encoding guanylate kinase, which gives rise to MPERRGLLIILSSPSGAGKSTLSRRLRDWDESISFSVSATTRAPREGEVDGKDYYFLGVDDFKHQVNDSRMLEHAYVFGNLYGSPKDPVEAAINQGRDVLFDIDWQGAQQIQNSDLGKHTLSIFLLPPSIAELRRRLETRGQDSPEVIAKRMQKSWDEISHWAEYDYVLTNDDLDRTDASLKQIIAAARLRRIQQPALTEHVRKLQMEFEERT
- a CDS encoding gamma carbonic anhydrase family protein: MTLYSLDGQMPELPQDDDFWIAPGAHVIGRVVLEGGTSVWFGATLRGDNEPIRVGAGTNIQENCVLHTDMGHPLTIGAGCTIGHKAMLHGCTIGENSLIGMGATVLNGARIGRDCLIGAGALITEGKEIPDGSLVMGAPGKVIRSMDIAAIDALRQSALHYQQNMRRFRAGLTAL